The Flavobacteriaceae bacterium 3519-10 genome includes a window with the following:
- a CDS encoding Transcriptional regulator, which yields MVATFCRKTFSILKKTWKLLLFLSFPSYLCTRIMDEKQNFLSKASSLFIENGPKAVTMDDVATAFGISKKTLYQKYRNKEELIEEIMQYNLDLVISKLNELDDNIENAMERMLCRDVEIEKISHSNKTLLIRQLMKYYPGIFNKHMLSFSERFSAVLVRNIEKGRKQGCYRDDFDAEIYAKIFFQLVMSYDSSPYIDTAEVDRLHYKEELMMMYMHAIATEKGKETIKKIKNNK from the coding sequence TTGGTTGCTACATTCTGCCGCAAAACCTTCTCAATTCTAAAAAAAACTTGGAAACTTTTATTGTTTTTAAGTTTTCCGTCGTATCTTTGCACCCGAATTATGGATGAAAAACAAAATTTTTTAAGCAAAGCTTCAAGTCTTTTTATTGAAAACGGACCTAAAGCAGTGACAATGGACGACGTTGCCACGGCCTTCGGTATTTCGAAAAAAACGCTTTACCAGAAATACCGTAATAAAGAAGAACTCATTGAGGAAATAATGCAGTATAATCTTGATCTCGTGATCTCGAAACTGAATGAGCTTGATGATAACATTGAGAATGCGATGGAGCGGATGCTGTGCAGGGATGTAGAGATTGAGAAAATCTCACATAGCAACAAAACCCTTTTGATCCGCCAGCTTATGAAGTATTACCCGGGGATTTTTAATAAGCACATGCTGAGCTTTTCCGAAAGGTTTTCCGCAGTTCTTGTAAGGAATATTGAAAAAGGAAGAAAACAGGGATGTTACCGCGATGATTTCGATGCCGAGATTTACGCGAAGATATTTTTTCAGCTGGTAATGTCTTATGACAGTTCGCCTTACATTGATACCGCGGAGGTGGACAGGCTACATTATAAAGAGGAACTGATGATGATGTATATGCATGCCATCGCAACAGAAAAAGGAAAAGAAACAATTAAAAAAATAAAAAATAATAAATGA
- a CDS encoding outer membrane efflux protein, translated as MKKFAFSLLFIGGLIFGQEAKVLTLPEAISYALQNKADAEKARLDIRRGDAQIAEVKSSAYPNISFGSNTTFNPLLQESVLPGEIFGAPGQQVKVAFGQKYTSSNMLQLTQVLFNQQVFTGLKAAKTTREFYLINAELTEEQIIERVANAYFQVYQSEQMLANAENNLKITNETGKIIKGLFDAGLARKIDFDRTEVAKNNITSSKQQLENAVEISENALKFMIGMPMQQEIDLPTQTFDPTILPDSDPGSFDDRTELRLANKQIELLEWQKKASEAEYYPTVALSANYGFLGQGNKFPWWNGEKNGVFWSDVASIGLNINVPIFNGFATKSRIELNQIEIEKAQADFREAKLGLEMEHKNAVTLLENNMTTINMQLSNVKLAEEVLANTRSNYQYGLATLNEILDAERAVTDAKNNLTRAQLDYKLAEIDLLKSQGKLKTLKETN; from the coding sequence ATGAAAAAGTTCGCATTTAGTCTGCTGTTCATTGGCGGCTTAATTTTCGGGCAGGAAGCGAAGGTGCTTACCTTACCCGAAGCTATTTCCTATGCGCTGCAAAATAAGGCAGATGCCGAAAAGGCTCGCCTGGACATCAGAAGAGGAGATGCACAGATCGCTGAGGTAAAATCCAGCGCATATCCTAACATATCTTTCGGAAGCAATACCACTTTCAACCCGCTTCTGCAGGAAAGCGTGCTGCCAGGAGAAATTTTCGGAGCACCGGGCCAGCAGGTTAAAGTTGCATTTGGCCAAAAATATACCTCAAGCAACATGTTACAGCTAACACAGGTGCTGTTCAACCAACAGGTTTTTACCGGTTTGAAGGCTGCGAAAACCACACGTGAATTCTATCTGATTAATGCAGAACTCACCGAAGAACAGATTATAGAGCGCGTTGCGAATGCTTATTTTCAAGTATATCAAAGTGAGCAGATGCTTGCAAACGCCGAGAATAATCTTAAAATCACAAACGAAACAGGCAAGATTATTAAGGGCCTTTTCGACGCAGGTCTCGCCAGAAAAATAGATTTCGACCGTACGGAAGTAGCTAAAAACAACATCACTTCATCAAAACAGCAGCTCGAAAATGCCGTTGAGATCAGCGAAAATGCGCTGAAGTTTATGATTGGGATGCCAATGCAGCAGGAAATTGATCTGCCAACACAGACATTTGACCCAACAATTTTACCTGACAGTGATCCCGGAAGTTTTGACGACAGAACCGAACTTCGTCTCGCAAACAAGCAGATTGAACTCCTCGAATGGCAGAAAAAAGCCAGCGAAGCAGAATATTACCCGACAGTGGCGCTATCTGCCAATTATGGTTTTTTAGGTCAGGGAAATAAGTTCCCGTGGTGGAACGGCGAGAAAAACGGTGTTTTTTGGTCTGATGTAGCATCAATCGGTCTTAATATCAATGTTCCTATTTTCAATGGTTTTGCTACAAAATCAAGAATTGAACTCAACCAGATTGAAATTGAAAAAGCACAGGCAGATTTTCGCGAAGCAAAATTAGGCCTCGAAATGGAACACAAAAATGCTGTTACACTTCTAGAGAACAATATGACGACGATTAACATGCAGCTTTCAAACGTAAAACTCGCGGAAGAAGTACTGGCAAACACAAGATCTAACTATCAATACGGCCTTGCAACTTTAAATGAAATTCTGGATGCCGAGCGCGCCGTTACGGATGCAAAAAACAACCTTACAAGAGCACAACTCGATTATAAACTTGCAGAAATAGACTTACTGAAATCCCAGGGAAAACTTAAAACATTAAAAGAAACAAACTAA
- a CDS encoding Probable Co/Zn/Cd efflux system membrane fusion protein, with protein sequence MKKRTLITILVIVAVAAGFFFILENNKKKNEEQVAIVAEKNTNVAVRTVPVKREEISGEFAVNGTFLPNRQSQISAEIGGQLIALYVKEGSYVRAGQSIGRLGGEKLNVNVGNAQANLSQAQSALSRYEAAYKTGGVTALQLDQARLQVQNARSQVQSANLQSGDTNIISKISGIVNQKMLEVGAVVNPGTPIVEIVDISSVKLKVDVDQALVSQLAVGNTVKVKPDVVEGTIDGRITFIAPSASGALKFPVEITIPNSFNKLKAGMYGTATFNRTGVNNVLTVPRDAFVGSVSDNRIFVVKNNVAYLTQVQTGINYGDKVEIVSGLNEGDLVVTSGQINLADKTKVQILK encoded by the coding sequence ATGAAAAAGAGAACATTAATCACCATATTGGTCATCGTAGCCGTAGCAGCGGGATTTTTCTTTATACTTGAAAATAACAAGAAGAAAAATGAAGAGCAGGTAGCAATTGTAGCTGAAAAAAACACCAATGTTGCGGTGCGTACTGTGCCGGTAAAGAGAGAAGAAATCAGCGGTGAATTTGCCGTAAACGGAACCTTTTTGCCAAACCGTCAAAGCCAGATCTCGGCTGAAATCGGGGGTCAGTTGATCGCCCTTTATGTGAAAGAAGGCAGTTATGTGCGCGCCGGACAAAGCATCGGAAGACTTGGCGGCGAAAAACTTAACGTAAACGTTGGTAATGCACAGGCTAATTTGTCTCAGGCACAGTCTGCGCTTAGCAGATACGAAGCAGCTTACAAAACCGGTGGTGTAACTGCGTTACAGCTGGATCAGGCGAGACTTCAGGTTCAGAACGCGAGATCGCAGGTACAGTCAGCCAACTTACAGTCTGGCGATACGAACATTATTTCAAAAATCAGCGGAATTGTAAACCAAAAAATGCTTGAAGTAGGTGCCGTAGTGAATCCGGGAACACCAATCGTAGAGATTGTTGACATTTCTTCTGTAAAGCTAAAAGTAGATGTTGATCAGGCTTTGGTGAGCCAGCTTGCTGTTGGCAATACTGTTAAGGTTAAACCTGATGTTGTGGAAGGAACTATCGACGGTAGAATTACTTTCATCGCGCCGTCAGCATCAGGAGCCCTTAAGTTCCCGGTAGAAATTACGATTCCAAATAGTTTTAACAAACTCAAAGCAGGAATGTACGGAACGGCGACTTTCAACAGAACGGGTGTAAACAATGTGCTTACCGTTCCGCGTGATGCCTTTGTAGGTAGTGTGAGCGATAACAGAATCTTCGTGGTTAAAAACAATGTGGCTTACCTAACGCAAGTACAGACAGGAATTAATTATGGTGATAAAGTAGAAATCGTGAGTGGCCTTAATGAAGGAGATCTTGTGGTAACCAGCGGACAGATAAATCTTGCCGATAAAACCAAAGTTCAAATCCTTAAATAA